A single region of the Alteriqipengyuania flavescens genome encodes:
- a CDS encoding polyhydroxyalkanoate depolymerase has translation MLYNAYEMQRQFLSGASAWAAVSAQWLTNPRNPLGYLGFTPMMASALDVFSHASASYGKPAFGIETVPVDGKDMAVTETVVERRAFGDLRHFKRDGLPEDAPRLLIVAPMSGHYATLLRGTVARMVESAEVWVTDWADARTVNVDKGTFDLDDYIDYLIDFLGVIGPDAHMLAVCQPSVPALAATAVMAKSGDPNRPVTLTMMGGPIDTRQSPTTVNDLAMQRPLAWFRTQVITTVPLQYEGAGRRVYPGFLQLAGFMTMNLGEHMMSHYEMFKHLRAGDDESAEKTKDFYEEYRSVCDMTAEFYLQTVEEVFQKHSLPKGEFMHRGELVDLGAITDTAILAIEGERDDISGIGQTRAALDITPGLSMKHKKYHLAPGAGHYGIFNGSKWREQIAPVVEEWMASHPATGG, from the coding sequence GTGCTTTATAACGCTTACGAGATGCAGCGGCAGTTCCTGTCCGGCGCTAGCGCCTGGGCGGCTGTTAGCGCGCAGTGGCTGACCAATCCGCGCAACCCGCTCGGGTACCTTGGTTTCACGCCGATGATGGCGAGCGCGCTCGACGTGTTTTCCCACGCTTCGGCAAGCTACGGCAAGCCCGCCTTCGGGATCGAGACCGTGCCCGTGGACGGGAAAGACATGGCGGTCACCGAAACCGTGGTCGAGCGCCGCGCGTTCGGCGATCTCAGGCATTTCAAGCGCGACGGCCTGCCCGAAGATGCGCCCCGCCTGCTGATCGTCGCCCCGATGAGCGGTCATTACGCCACGCTGCTGCGCGGCACGGTTGCGCGGATGGTGGAAAGCGCGGAAGTCTGGGTCACCGACTGGGCCGATGCGCGCACCGTCAATGTCGATAAGGGCACTTTCGACCTCGACGATTACATTGATTACCTGATCGACTTCCTCGGCGTGATCGGGCCGGATGCGCACATGCTCGCCGTGTGTCAGCCCAGCGTCCCCGCGCTGGCGGCAACGGCGGTGATGGCCAAGTCGGGCGATCCCAACCGCCCCGTGACGCTCACCATGATGGGCGGGCCGATCGACACGCGCCAGTCGCCCACCACGGTCAACGACCTTGCCATGCAGCGCCCGCTCGCGTGGTTCCGCACGCAAGTGATCACCACCGTGCCGCTGCAATACGAAGGCGCCGGACGGCGTGTCTATCCGGGCTTCCTGCAGCTGGCCGGGTTCATGACCATGAACCTGGGCGAGCACATGATGAGCCACTACGAGATGTTCAAACACCTGCGCGCCGGCGACGACGAGAGCGCGGAGAAGACCAAGGATTTCTACGAGGAATACCGCAGCGTCTGCGACATGACGGCGGAATTCTACCTCCAGACGGTGGAGGAGGTGTTCCAGAAGCACTCGCTGCCGAAGGGCGAATTCATGCACCGCGGCGAACTGGTGGACCTCGGCGCCATCACCGACACCGCGATCCTGGCCATCGAGGGCGAGCGTGACGATATTTCCGGCATCGGCCAGACCCGCGCCGCGCTCGACATCACGCCCGGCCTGTCGATGAAGCACAAGAAATACCACCTCGCGCCCGGCGCGGGCCATTACGGCATCTTCAATGGCAGCAAGTGGCGCGAACAGATCGCGCCCGTGGTCGAGGAATGGATGGCGTCACACCCTGCCACGGGCGGCTGA